One part of the Mycosarcoma maydis chromosome 18, whole genome shotgun sequence genome encodes these proteins:
- a CDS encoding putative Rab family GTPase YPT7, which translates to MASRKKVLLKVIILGDSGVGKTSLMNQYVNKRFSSAYKATIGADFLTREVMVDDRLVTMQLWDTAGQERFQSLGVAFYRGADCCCLCYDVNNAKSFETLDSWRDEFLIQAAPHDPENFPFVVLGNKIDVEESKRMVSQKRAMTWCQSKGNIPYFETSAKEAINVEQAFQTIARAALQQEAEAELYADYPDPIRIDQDNQQSGCNC; encoded by the exons ATGGCTTCTCGTAAGAAGGTCCTCCTCAAGGTCATCATCCTCGGAGACTCGGGTGTCGGTAAGACATCGTTGATGAACCAAT ACGTAAACAAGCGCTTCTCGTCGGCTTACAAGGCCACCATCGGTGCCGACTTTCTCACACGCGAAGTTATGGTAGACGATCGTCTTGTCACCATGCAACTCTGGGACACCGCCGGTCAAGAACGTTTCCAGTCGCTTGGTGTGGCCTTCTACCGAGGAGCTGACTGTTGCTGTCTCTGCTACGACGTCAACAATGCAAAGTCCTTTGAAACGCTCGATTCGTGGCGAGACGAATTTCTCATCCAGGCTGCACCGCACGATCCCGAAAACTTTCCCTTCGTTGTTCTCGgcaacaagatcgacgtTGAAGAGAGCAAACGCATGGTCTCGCAGAAACGCGCCATGACCTGGTGCCAGAGCAAGGGCAACATTCCTTACTTTGAGACCAGTGCAAAGGAAGCTATCAACGTCGAGCAGGCTTTCCAGACCATCGCACGTGCtgcgctgcagcaggaGGCTGAGGCCGAGCTGTATGCTGATTATCCGGACCCGATCCGAATCGACCAGGACAACCAGCAGAGCGGATGCAATTGCTAG
- a CDS encoding uncharacterized protein (related to microfibril-associated protein), which yields MVPPPPPPQAGSRVARPAARYRPGKAPVGAGATLDEYSDSDASDGGHAQDTKYEGTSQEGITDLSFGASAFTSAAGQQRRTAGIIVKDAIGLSSKTLDLRLRSTSTTAAAGEEENSSEYETDTDQEEAAAKPVFRKPEAAASAQQQTAQASDSSEYETDSEGESEESETKTEPLLKPIFVPKQARTTISTDAAADQHQLELDAEAKAEAEAAVRRKEAHDLAAAAIKRQLAEKEYQDTHQTDVDDTDGLDPEAEFQAWRERELARLRRDHEAILAKQRAQQEIDAFKSLPEAEKERLGRERAAQLRAEKKEQRGNPAFLQKYYHKGSFFQDMDILKRDYTEKTSKDVDISKLPKMMQVRGYGEKGRSKWTHLANEDTSKGAMRLDVLQGGSKGCFRCGGPHLRKDCPEAGGKAEGGSGANSSKVVSEASRNWGDKQANDDVNDYDQKDMRRGTSRSPHQQGSRRHDQDTSGPSSHNSQHRYDDDDDDDNARSKSKGSRSHSNYRGEQQDRKHPPSLSSSSRRDGGSSRSHHHNRQDRKDDGLRHHRERRPDRDRDHDDRHRSRDQDRDRNRDRDRDRDAGRHRDRGHRSRSDWPRSNDKHRDRDHHHDKKHSSNNPDRESDRKRSRTET from the coding sequence ATGgtgccgccgccaccgccaccgcaAGCAGGCTCCAGAGTGGCCAGGCCTGCTGCGAGATATCGTCCAGGTAAAGCTCCCGTCGGCGCTGGAGCGACACTCGACGAGTACTCTGACTCGGATGCATCCGATGGCGGTCACGCGCAAGACACTAAGTACGAGGGCACCAGCCAAGAAGGCATCACAGATTTATCGTTTGGGGCTTCAGCTTTCACGAGCGCTGCAGGTCAACAGAGGCGCACAGCAGGGATCATTGTCAAGGATGCAATCGGCCTAAGCAGTAAAACACTTGATTTACGGCTTAGATCCACCTCAacgacagcagccgcaggcgaggaggagaaTTCCTCCGAATACGAAACCGATACGgatcaagaagaagccgcGGCGAAGCCAGTGTTTCGCAAACCGGAAGCAGCTGCGTCTGCACAACAGCAAACTGCACAAGCAAGCGATTCGTCAGAATACGAGACGGATTCAGAAGGAGAGAGCGAGGAAAGTGAGACAAAGACGGAACCGCTTCTCAAGCCGATCTTTGTGCCcaaacaagctcgaacaACCATCTCCACCGACGCTGCAGCGGACCAGCATCAACTGGAACTGGATGCcgaagccaaagccgaagccgaagcggcTGTCCGTCGTAAAGAAGCACACGACCtcgccgcagcagccatcaAGCGTCAACTCGCCGAAAAAGAATATCAAGACACGCATCAAACTGATGTTGACGATACAGACGGTCTCGACCCGGAAGCCGAATTCCAAGCCTGGCGTGAACGCGAACTTGCTCGTCTCCGCCGCGATCACGAAGCCATactcgccaagcagcgagcgcaacAAGAGATTGATGCTTTCAAATCTCTTCCCGAAGCTGAAAAGGAACGCCTGGGTCGtgagcgagcagctcaactCCGAgcagagaagaaggagcagAGGGGCAATCCGGCGTTTTTGCAAAAGTACTACCACAAAGGTTCGTTCTTCCAAGATATGGATATCTTGAAGCGGGATTATACCGAAAAGACGAGTAAGGATGTAGATATCAGCAAGTTGCCAAAGATGATGCAAGTGAGAGGATATGGTGAGAAGGGGAGGAGCAAGTGGACACACCTGGCGAATGAAGATACGAGTAAGGGTGCGATGCGGTTAGATGTGCTGCAAGGTGGGTCGAAGGGATGTTTCAGGTGCGGTGGGCCACATCTGAGAAAGGACTGTCCTGAAGCAGGCGGCAAGGCCGAAGGAGGTAGTGGTGCCAATAGCTCCAAGGTGGTGAGCGAAGCAAGCCGGAATTGGGGTGATAAGCAGGCGAACGATGATGTGAACGATTACGATCAGAAGGACATGCGGCGAGGTACAAGTAGAAGCCCACACCAACAAGGTTCGAGGAGGCATGACCAAGACACGTCTGGCCCCAGCTCGCACAACTCGCAACACCGAtacgatgatgatgacgacgacgacaatgCTCGAAGCAAGTCCAAGGGTTCGCGCTCTCATAGCAACTATCGAGGCGAACAACAAGATCGAAAGCATCCCCCGTCCTTGTCTTCATCCTCTCGCAGAGACGGCGGAAGCAGTCGCAGCCACCATCACAATCGTCAGGACCGGAAAGACGACGGTCTCCGCCATCACCGTGAGCGTAGGCCTGACCGAGATCGTGATCATGACGATCGTCATCGATCAAGGGACCAGGACCGTGACCGTAACCGTGACCGCGACCGCGACCGCGATGCTGGCAGGCATCGTGATCGTGGCCACCGCTCCAGATCTGATTGGCCTCGCAGCAACGACAAACATCGAGACCGCGATCATCACCACGATAAaaagcacagcagcaacaatcCTGACCGAGAATCCGATCGCAAACGTTCGCGGACCGAGACATAA